One genomic window of Candidatus Pseudobacter hemicellulosilyticus includes the following:
- a CDS encoding SusC/RagA family TonB-linked outer membrane protein, giving the protein MHVVLQGLSRPYPGQSHSTPLSIQRSGTAGKTTRRRQPFIVLLLLLCCCCSRLQAQTATISMKAVPVQKVLKELSRQTKISIVYNEAIFKDLPPVTIDVRNAPINEVLDKCLEGKGFQRNMEGNIISIKKAPAPTPAAGSSQDAAIRGMVLDKEGKPVEGATILLKGPISRSTTADASGSFVFTGVPAGKYMLTVTSVGFEKQAKQISMGDNNSSLNFVLDKQWAESEQVVVNGIYSRPKENFTGAATSFTGEELRQVNPTSILQALKSLDASIQMPADNVMGSDPNTLPRFQVRGTNSIMQTDLKSEYGYISNPPLIIIDGFESTLQALFDMDINRIARVTVLKDAAATAIYGSKSANGVLVIQTVQPKSGKTQVNYTTTLGINMPDLGSFDLMNAQEKMELERIAGLYRNRNFSDQQKLNDKYNLVLHNVEQGVNTYWLSQPLQTEFSHAHTLSLSAGTERFVYMGTFSYKNNGGIMKGSMRNNLDGILNVRYTSKDKRLQFQTQFSIGAMTAHNSPYGDFGNYAKLNPYWMARDQHGNITRYVDIYPTTEGTGLINAAHTPSVVNPLWNTTLNTVDKNSSLNIQQNFWVEYLLVKNLKVNATFSYNTGSTESHKFLPGTASQFFNQSDFTERGSYDKGTGKSHIYQGNATLNYGRNFGKHTLYTTAGLSIQQNSSENLAISVKGFPSSRLDDLLFGLTYSGTKPTGAYTITRTVGYLGNASYAYDNRYLLDLSLRSDGSSVFGTDKRFGQLWSVGTGWNVHNEHFIRLPKFMSRLKLTGTYGFTGSVNFPSYAAATTYKYITTGRYLDFVPATITAMGNPDLVWQRTKKGNLGADFGLFNNRLSVNVDFYNETTDDLIMANQSAPSTGFPEYHNNLGKSQNRGYEVSVSAFILRNPARKLYWSISTSFYRNENKLLQITDVLKAQNQAAKDLQASGGYNKPVLQYQEGKSLSTLYAVRSLGIDAATGYEIFLTKDGKQTYVWNVDDAVAMGDMQPKLNLTFTNNFQYKWIRLNFAVRVQTGAVLYNNTLVDKLENADLTMNMDRRALSDRWQTPGVPADYKGLTDLEGYTRTSDPTAVTSRFVQKANTIEITGISLDPGALLERYITKYTNLLINKLNAKTDDVLKSNMVSVRFYMNNAFTITSLKRERGTSYPFNRTYSLNISLQL; this is encoded by the coding sequence ATGCATGTTGTTTTGCAGGGCCTGTCACGCCCATACCCCGGACAGTCCCATTCCACACCATTGTCCATTCAACGCTCCGGAACAGCGGGAAAAACCACCCGCCGCCGGCAGCCCTTCATCGTCCTGCTGCTCCTGCTCTGCTGCTGTTGTAGCCGGCTGCAGGCGCAGACCGCCACCATCAGCATGAAAGCCGTGCCGGTCCAAAAAGTACTGAAGGAATTATCACGTCAGACAAAGATCTCCATCGTTTACAACGAAGCTATCTTTAAAGACCTGCCGCCCGTTACCATTGATGTCAGGAATGCGCCCATCAATGAAGTGCTGGACAAATGCCTGGAAGGAAAAGGCTTCCAGCGCAATATGGAAGGCAATATCATCAGCATCAAAAAAGCACCGGCGCCTACCCCGGCCGCCGGCAGCAGCCAGGACGCCGCTATCCGCGGTATGGTGCTGGACAAAGAAGGTAAACCTGTGGAAGGCGCTACCATCCTGCTGAAAGGCCCTATCTCCCGCTCCACCACTGCTGACGCCAGCGGCAGTTTTGTATTCACAGGCGTACCCGCCGGTAAATACATGCTCACCGTGACCAGTGTAGGGTTTGAGAAACAAGCCAAACAGATCAGTATGGGCGACAATAACAGTAGTCTGAATTTTGTACTGGATAAACAATGGGCGGAATCAGAACAGGTAGTGGTGAATGGTATCTATAGCCGGCCCAAAGAGAATTTTACAGGCGCCGCCACTTCCTTTACCGGCGAAGAGCTGCGCCAGGTGAACCCTACCAGTATATTACAGGCCCTCAAATCACTGGACGCCTCTATCCAGATGCCGGCCGATAACGTGATGGGCTCTGATCCCAATACCCTGCCCCGCTTCCAGGTCCGCGGCACCAACAGTATTATGCAGACCGATCTCAAAAGCGAGTATGGCTATATCAGCAATCCGCCCCTCATCATCATTGATGGTTTTGAATCCACCCTGCAGGCCCTCTTTGATATGGACATCAACCGCATTGCCCGGGTGACCGTGCTGAAAGATGCAGCCGCCACCGCCATCTATGGCTCCAAATCGGCCAACGGCGTACTGGTGATACAGACAGTCCAACCCAAATCCGGCAAAACACAGGTCAACTATACCACCACCCTGGGGATCAATATGCCGGACCTCGGCAGTTTTGACCTGATGAATGCACAGGAAAAAATGGAGCTGGAAAGGATCGCCGGCCTCTACCGCAACCGCAATTTCTCCGACCAGCAAAAACTCAATGATAAATACAACCTGGTGCTGCACAACGTGGAGCAGGGCGTAAATACGTACTGGCTCTCGCAACCCCTGCAAACGGAGTTCAGCCACGCCCATACCCTCTCGCTCAGCGCCGGCACCGAACGGTTTGTCTATATGGGGACCTTCTCCTATAAAAATAATGGCGGTATCATGAAAGGCTCCATGCGCAATAACCTGGATGGGATCCTCAATGTACGCTATACCAGCAAGGACAAACGGCTGCAGTTCCAGACCCAGTTCAGCATTGGCGCCATGACCGCACACAATTCTCCCTACGGCGATTTTGGCAATTACGCCAAACTCAATCCCTACTGGATGGCCAGGGACCAGCATGGCAATATCACCCGGTATGTAGATATCTACCCTACCACGGAAGGTACCGGCCTGATCAATGCCGCCCATACGCCCAGTGTGGTGAACCCGCTCTGGAATACTACCCTGAATACTGTTGACAAGAACAGCAGCCTGAATATCCAGCAGAATTTCTGGGTGGAATACCTGCTTGTCAAAAACCTGAAAGTGAACGCCACTTTCAGTTACAATACCGGCAGCACGGAATCCCATAAGTTCCTGCCGGGCACCGCCTCACAGTTCTTTAATCAGTCGGACTTCACAGAAAGAGGCAGCTACGACAAGGGCACCGGCAAAAGCCATATTTACCAGGGCAACGCTACCCTTAACTACGGCCGCAATTTTGGCAAGCACACCCTCTATACCACTGCGGGCCTGAGCATCCAGCAGAACAGCAGTGAGAACCTGGCTATTTCAGTGAAAGGATTTCCGAGCAGCCGCCTGGACGACCTGCTCTTCGGGCTCACCTACAGCGGTACAAAACCTACCGGCGCCTATACCATCACCCGTACCGTAGGTTACCTGGGCAATGCCAGCTATGCTTACGATAACCGTTACCTGCTGGACCTTTCCCTCCGCTCTGACGGCTCTTCTGTGTTTGGGACCGACAAACGTTTTGGCCAGCTCTGGTCCGTTGGTACCGGCTGGAATGTCCACAATGAACATTTCATCAGGCTGCCGAAATTTATGAGCCGCCTCAAACTTACCGGCACCTACGGTTTCACCGGTTCCGTGAACTTCCCCAGCTATGCAGCCGCCACCACCTACAAATACATCACTACCGGCCGCTACCTGGATTTTGTGCCCGCTACCATTACCGCTATGGGTAACCCCGACCTGGTATGGCAGCGCACCAAGAAAGGCAACCTGGGCGCAGACTTCGGTTTATTCAATAACCGGTTAAGCGTGAACGTTGATTTTTATAATGAGACCACGGACGACCTGATCATGGCCAACCAGAGCGCTCCCTCCACCGGTTTTCCCGAATACCATAATAACCTCGGCAAAAGCCAGAACAGGGGTTATGAGGTGAGCGTCAGCGCTTTCATCCTGCGCAACCCCGCCCGCAAACTGTACTGGAGCATCTCCACCTCCTTCTACCGGAACGAGAACAAACTGCTCCAGATCACCGATGTGCTGAAAGCCCAGAACCAGGCGGCTAAAGACCTGCAGGCTTCCGGCGGTTACAACAAGCCCGTACTCCAATACCAGGAAGGCAAAAGCCTCAGCACCCTGTATGCTGTGCGCTCCCTCGGCATTGATGCCGCCACAGGTTATGAGATCTTCCTGACAAAGGATGGCAAGCAGACCTATGTATGGAACGTGGATGACGCCGTGGCCATGGGCGATATGCAGCCTAAGCTCAACCTGACCTTCACCAACAATTTCCAGTACAAATGGATCCGGCTCAACTTCGCCGTGCGCGTACAGACCGGCGCCGTCCTGTATAACAATACCCTGGTGGATAAGCTGGAGAATGCAGACCTGACCATGAATATGGACCGGCGCGCCCTGAGCGACCGCTGGCAGACGCCAGGCGTGCCTGCTGATTACAAGGGGCTCACAGACCTGGAAGGCTATACCCGCACCAGTGATCCCACAGCTGTTACCTCCCGCTTTGTGCAGAAGGCCAACACCATTGAGATCACCGGCATCTCCCTG